One Campylobacter sp. RM16192 genomic region harbors:
- a CDS encoding cytochrome ubiquinol oxidase subunit I: MSELASVDWSRAQFALTAIYHFLFVPLTLGLSFIIAIMESIYVKTGNEQWKHITKFWLKLFAINFAIGVATGIIMEFEFGTNWANYSWFVGDIFGAPLAIEGLLAFFLESTFFAVMFFGWDKVSKKFHLISTWLVAIGSNLSALWILIANGWMQYPIGMKFNPDTARMEMQNFFEVALSPVGIIKFLHTVTSGYVISALFVIGISAWFILKGRHIIMAKKSMIVAASFGLVTSLFLLFSGDESGFQVTRTQPMKLAAMEGLYEGDSRQGLVMFGVLKPDKKHGDGQGSFMFDIEIPYLLSLIGKRDINAFIPGIDDLVFGNEKRNIESVSSKMAKGKIAVDALRTYQEAKKTGDKEAMAKAQNLLETNMNFLGYGYLEKPTDAVPPVALTFYSFRIMVMLGTYFIALFFVVMYLCMANNIESFKKLLWICVWTIPLGYIAAEAGWIVAEVGRQPWAIQDLMTVGVGATNLGSVNVKISFTLFAILFTALLIAEIKIMLKQIKIGFESHA; the protein is encoded by the coding sequence ATGTCCGAATTAGCATCTGTCGATTGGTCTAGAGCGCAGTTTGCATTAACCGCTATCTATCACTTCCTGTTCGTTCCTCTGACATTAGGACTTAGCTTTATCATAGCTATTATGGAGAGTATTTATGTCAAAACCGGAAATGAGCAGTGGAAACATATAACTAAATTTTGGCTTAAACTTTTTGCAATAAATTTTGCAATAGGTGTTGCGACTGGTATCATCATGGAGTTTGAATTCGGTACAAACTGGGCGAACTATAGCTGGTTCGTAGGCGATATATTCGGTGCACCGCTTGCTATAGAAGGACTTTTGGCATTCTTCCTTGAAAGTACATTTTTTGCGGTTATGTTCTTTGGCTGGGATAAAGTTAGCAAAAAATTTCACCTAATCTCAACATGGCTTGTGGCTATAGGATCAAATTTAAGCGCACTTTGGATTTTGATAGCAAACGGCTGGATGCAGTATCCAATAGGTATGAAATTTAATCCGGACACCGCAAGAATGGAGATGCAAAACTTCTTTGAAGTGGCATTAAGTCCTGTTGGAATTATTAAATTTTTACACACAGTAACAAGCGGATATGTTATCTCGGCTCTATTTGTGATAGGAATTTCAGCCTGGTTTATCCTAAAAGGAAGACATATTATAATGGCTAAAAAAAGCATGATAGTAGCAGCGAGCTTTGGCCTTGTAACTTCTTTATTCTTGCTATTTAGCGGTGACGAGAGCGGATTTCAAGTAACCAGAACTCAACCGATGAAGCTTGCGGCCATGGAAGGACTTTACGAGGGAGATAGCAGACAAGGACTTGTGATGTTTGGCGTACTTAAACCGGATAAAAAGCATGGAGATGGACAAGGTTCTTTTATGTTTGATATAGAGATACCTTATCTGCTCTCACTTATAGGGAAAAGAGATATAAACGCTTTTATTCCCGGTATTGACGACTTAGTTTTTGGAAATGAAAAGCGTAATATAGAGAGCGTAAGTAGCAAGATGGCAAAGGGTAAGATCGCCGTAGACGCACTAAGAACATATCAAGAGGCTAAAAAGACAGGTGATAAAGAAGCTATGGCGAAAGCGCAAAATCTTCTTGAAACCAATATGAATTTCTTAGGTTACGGATATCTAGAAAAACCGACAGACGCTGTGCCTCCTGTGGCATTGACCTTTTACAGCTTTAGAATTATGGTTATGCTTGGAACATATTTCATAGCTCTATTTTTCGTAGTTATGTATCTATGCATGGCAAATAATATCGAAAGCTTTAAAAAGCTCCTTTGGATATGCGTGTGGACTATTCCTCTTGGGTATATCGCAGCAGAAGCTGGATGGATAGTAGCCGAAGTCGGGCGTCAACCGTGGGCTATACAAGATCTGATGACGGTAGGCGTAGGTGCTACAAATTTAGGTAGTGTAAATGTCAAAATCTCATTTACGCTATTTGCGATACTTTTCACGGCACTATTGATAGCCGAGATAAAAATAATGTTAAAACAAATAAAGATAGGATTTGAAAGCCATGCTTAG